One segment of Bacteroides caecimuris DNA contains the following:
- a CDS encoding DEAD/DEAH box helicase yields the protein MAKKNKTAKSAKESINKVSYHYRPDNMTLQEWQIALRRQAAMKEKFAISEHNRKEYPGYYNVVNSVTRNEYRVVYRGQDSPWNYCSCMDFKTSQLGSCKHLEAVKLWIEDNHRKVCRDIPPYTSVYLSYQGERKVCLRIGTDNQEEFRRLAAPYFTPDGVMRPEALDSVTEFFRDAVRLNNTFRWYPDALGFILEQRDQRRRVQLLPEYASDTALDKLLKTKLYPYQKEGIRFAFRAGKSVIADEMGLGKTIQAIGTAELMKAHHFISSVLIVCPTSLKYQWKKEIERFTDSKAIVVEGNHLVRKKLYEAEETYKIVSYNSICNDIKILKSLHTDFLIMDEVQRLKNWNTQISRNARHIESEYAVILSGTPLENKLEELYSIMQFVDQFCLGPYYQFIDETVVKSDTGKVVSYKNLNAIGERMKNVLIRRRKKDVALQLPGRMDKVLFVPMTEQQRDMHDEYQNMVAQLVYKWTRTRFLSEKDRKRLLMMLSQMRMICDSTYILDQKSRYDTKVEETMNILKNVFESGDEKVVIFSQWERMTRLIAKELDELGVRYEYLHGGVPSEARKNLVESFTELPESRVFLSTDAGSTGLNLQVASILINLDLPWNPAVLEQRIARIYRIGQKRNIQVINLVASQTIEERMLSTLNFKTSLFEGILDNGEDTIFLEDSKFDKIMDSIKVVADASSEIADDNRADGSNIDWDDKEENINQVADDEKVVKELVESPEEEAIEQARPSVISEQMEEASDSSVSDAEEHPERLVQQGLSFLSGLARTLSSPEATQKLVDSIVEEDKETGQTTLRIPVPDKESVAGILNLFGKLLTGAGK from the coding sequence ATGGCAAAGAAAAATAAGACCGCTAAAAGTGCGAAAGAATCAATAAATAAGGTATCCTATCATTATCGACCGGACAATATGACTTTGCAGGAATGGCAGATTGCTTTGCGCAGGCAGGCGGCAATGAAAGAGAAGTTTGCCATTTCCGAACATAACAGGAAGGAGTACCCCGGCTATTATAACGTGGTCAATTCCGTAACCCGTAACGAATATAGGGTGGTATACAGAGGGCAAGATAGTCCGTGGAACTACTGCTCATGCATGGATTTCAAGACAAGCCAATTAGGTAGCTGTAAACATCTGGAAGCTGTGAAACTCTGGATTGAAGACAATCATCGCAAAGTATGCCGGGACATTCCGCCTTATACATCCGTTTATTTGTCTTATCAGGGAGAAAGAAAAGTATGTCTGCGGATAGGGACAGACAATCAAGAAGAGTTTCGTCGCCTGGCAGCTCCTTATTTTACTCCCGATGGAGTAATGCGCCCTGAAGCGTTGGATTCGGTTACCGAATTTTTTCGTGATGCCGTGCGGTTGAATAATACATTTCGCTGGTATCCGGATGCTTTGGGGTTTATTCTTGAGCAACGCGACCAGCGGAGACGCGTACAACTTTTACCTGAGTATGCTTCCGATACAGCCTTGGATAAGTTGTTGAAAACCAAACTTTATCCTTATCAAAAGGAAGGTATACGTTTTGCCTTTCGTGCAGGAAAGTCTGTTATCGCTGATGAAATGGGCTTGGGAAAAACAATCCAGGCCATTGGAACGGCAGAACTGATGAAAGCTCACCATTTCATATCTTCGGTTCTCATTGTATGTCCTACATCATTGAAATATCAATGGAAAAAAGAAATAGAACGTTTCACGGACTCCAAAGCAATTGTTGTAGAGGGCAATCATCTGGTGAGAAAGAAACTCTACGAAGCGGAAGAGACTTATAAAATAGTTTCTTACAACAGCATTTGTAATGATATAAAGATTCTCAAATCTTTGCATACCGATTTCCTCATCATGGATGAAGTGCAACGCTTGAAGAACTGGAACACGCAGATATCAAGAAATGCCCGTCATATCGAATCGGAATATGCAGTAATTCTTTCGGGTACTCCGCTCGAGAATAAGCTGGAAGAGCTTTATTCAATCATGCAGTTTGTTGACCAGTTCTGTCTGGGGCCTTATTATCAGTTTATCGATGAAACGGTGGTCAAGTCGGATACCGGTAAGGTGGTCAGCTATAAGAATTTGAATGCCATTGGTGAACGGATGAAGAATGTGCTTATCCGGCGCCGGAAAAAAGACGTGGCTCTTCAGTTGCCGGGGCGCATGGATAAAGTTCTGTTTGTCCCCATGACCGAGCAACAACGGGATATGCATGATGAGTATCAGAACATGGTAGCCCAGTTGGTGTATAAATGGACAAGGACGCGTTTCCTGAGTGAAAAAGACCGTAAGCGTTTGTTGATGATGCTCAGCCAGATGAGAATGATATGTGACAGTACTTACATTCTCGACCAGAAAAGTCGTTATGATACGAAAGTAGAAGAAACGATGAATATTCTGAAGAATGTTTTTGAGAGCGGAGACGAGAAAGTTGTGATTTTCAGCCAATGGGAGAGGATGACGCGGCTTATTGCGAAAGAACTCGATGAATTAGGTGTCCGTTATGAATATCTTCACGGTGGAGTGCCTTCCGAAGCCAGAAAGAATTTGGTGGAGAGCTTTACCGAACTGCCGGAGAGCCGTGTATTCCTGTCGACAGATGCGGGAAGTACCGGACTGAATCTTCAGGTGGCTTCGATATTGATTAATCTTGATTTGCCTTGGAATCCGGCGGTTCTCGAACAACGCATAGCCCGTATTTACCGAATTGGGCAGAAGAGGAATATCCAAGTGATTAATCTTGTTGCCAGCCAGACTATTGAAGAAAGGATGTTGTCGACATTGAATTTTAAGACTTCTTTGTTCGAAGGTATTCTGGATAATGGGGAAGATACCATATTCTTGGAAGACAGTAAGTTTGATAAGATTATGGATTCTATCAAAGTGGTGGCTGATGCTTCTTCTGAGATAGCGGATGATAACCGTGCGGACGGCAGTAACATTGATTGGGATGATAAGGAGGAGAATATCAATCAAGTGGCTGATGATGAAAAGGTAGTAAAAGAATTGGTAGAATCGCCGGAAGAGGAAGCCATTGAGCAAGCAAGGCCGTCGGTCATATCGGAACAGATGGAAGAGGCTTCGGATTCATCTGTCAGTGACGCCGAAGAGCATCCGGAACGATTGGTTCAGCAAGGACTTTCTTTCCTTAGCGGTTTGGCTCGTACGCTCAGCTCGCCGGAGGCTACTCAGAAATTGGTGGATTCTATAGTCGAAGAAGATAAGGAGACCGGACAGACCACGCTCCGGATTCCTGTGCCTGATAAAGAGAGTGTGGCGGGTATTCTGAATCTGTTTGGGAAGTTGCTGACAGGTGCGGGGAAATAA
- a CDS encoding helix-turn-helix transcriptional regulator, translating to MPANRNALIRYKTIDNCLRNPYRRWTLEDLMDACSDALYEYEGIDKGISKRTVQMDIQMMRSEKLGYNAPIVVYENKYYKYEDPEYSITQTPLNEQDLKTMSEAVEVLRQFKSFSHFKEMSDIINRLEDHVASARMKTTPVIDFEKNESLKGLDYLDTIYHAIVNEHPIRLKYRSFKARSANSFIFYPYLLKEYRNRWFVYGVRKSGRILQNLALDRIQSLEVLPQEHYIRNTFFDPNTFFDDLVGVTKNSGSKAEKVGFKVKADEAPYIITKPIHRSQQLIERLTDGSVILEIEVVVNHELERVFFGYADGIQILYPQTLVELMGKKLKRAAEQYTTNSE from the coding sequence ATGCCGGCCAATAGAAATGCCTTGATACGTTATAAAACAATTGACAACTGTCTGCGTAATCCTTACCGACGCTGGACGTTGGAAGATTTGATGGACGCCTGTTCGGATGCCCTTTACGAATATGAAGGCATCGACAAAGGAATAAGCAAACGTACCGTGCAGATGGATATACAGATGATGCGCAGCGAGAAGCTGGGTTATAACGCTCCGATTGTGGTGTACGAAAATAAATACTATAAATACGAAGACCCGGAATACAGCATTACACAAACTCCGCTGAACGAACAAGACCTGAAAACGATGTCGGAAGCCGTGGAAGTGTTGAGGCAGTTTAAAAGTTTCTCCCATTTTAAAGAAATGAGCGATATTATCAACCGCCTGGAAGACCATGTCGCTTCTGCCCGAATGAAAACCACTCCTGTCATTGACTTTGAAAAGAATGAATCATTGAAAGGACTGGATTATCTGGATACGATCTATCACGCCATTGTGAACGAGCATCCCATACGGCTGAAATACCGTTCGTTCAAAGCGCGCTCGGCCAACAGCTTTATTTTTTATCCTTATCTATTAAAAGAATATCGCAACCGGTGGTTCGTTTATGGAGTAAGGAAAAGCGGACGTATATTGCAAAATTTGGCTTTGGACAGAATACAATCACTGGAAGTTCTGCCACAGGAACATTACATAAGAAATACATTCTTCGATCCGAACACATTCTTTGACGACCTTGTCGGAGTAACCAAGAACTCAGGAAGCAAAGCGGAAAAAGTAGGTTTCAAAGTAAAGGCTGACGAAGCGCCTTACATCATAACCAAACCAATACACCGCAGTCAGCAATTGATAGAAAGATTAACCGACGGAAGTGTCATACTAGAAATTGAAGTAGTCGTCAACCATGAACTGGAACGGGTATTCTTCGGATATGCCGACGGAATACAAATTCTGTATCCGCAGACATTGGTAGAATTGATGGGCAAGAAACTAAAAAGGGCTGCCGAACAATATACAACAAACTCAGAGTAA
- a CDS encoding patatin family protein, which translates to MKNLEIDEFTGLVLEGGGMRGVFTCGVLDYLMDCDIRFPYTIGVSAGACNGLSYASRQRGRAKYSNIDLLEKYNYIGLKYLLKKRNILDFDLLFNEFPEHILPYDYETYFASPERFVMVTTNCLTGEANYFEEKKDKNRVIDIVRASSSLPIVCPIAYVDGIPMLDGGIVDSIPLQRAISDGYTRNVVVLTRNRGYRKDSKDIRVPSFIYRKYPNLREALGRRCAVYNEQLEMVERMEDEGKIIVIRPLKPVAVDRIERDVRKLTEFYQEGYECARVLFEE; encoded by the coding sequence ATGAAGAATTTGGAAATAGATGAATTTACCGGCTTGGTGTTGGAAGGCGGGGGAATGCGCGGCGTGTTTACTTGTGGCGTACTCGATTATTTGATGGATTGTGATATCCGGTTCCCTTATACGATAGGGGTGTCTGCCGGAGCGTGCAATGGACTGTCCTATGCTTCCCGTCAACGGGGACGTGCCAAATACAGCAACATTGACCTGCTGGAAAAATACAATTATATCGGTCTGAAGTACTTGCTCAAGAAACGGAATATCCTCGACTTCGATTTGCTGTTCAATGAGTTTCCCGAACACATCCTTCCGTATGATTATGAGACGTATTTTGCTTCGCCCGAACGTTTCGTTATGGTGACGACGAATTGCCTGACGGGAGAAGCCAACTACTTTGAAGAGAAAAAAGACAAGAACCGGGTGATTGACATTGTCCGTGCTTCCAGCAGCCTGCCTATTGTTTGTCCCATCGCTTATGTGGACGGTATTCCGATGCTTGATGGGGGAATCGTAGACTCTATTCCTTTGCAGCGTGCCATTTCCGACGGTTACACTCGCAATGTCGTTGTGCTCACCCGTAATCGTGGTTATCGGAAAGACTCGAAAGATATTCGCGTTCCGTCATTCATATACCGTAAATATCCGAATTTGCGCGAAGCGCTGGGGCGTCGTTGTGCCGTGTATAATGAACAGTTGGAAATGGTGGAGCGTATGGAAGACGAGGGAAAGATTATCGTTATCCGTCCGTTGAAACCTGTTGCCGTAGACCGCATCGAGAGAGATGTGCGGAAGCTGACGGAGTTTTATCAAGAAGGATATGAGTGTGCAAGAGTTTTATTTGAGGAATAA
- a CDS encoding aminopeptidase C: MKKSILIAAWSLCSLGMMAQDAKPQEGFVFTTVKENPITSIKNQNRSSTCWSFSTLGFVESELLRMGKGEYDLAEMFVVHKTMQDRGANYVRYHGDSSFSPGGSFYDVMYCIKNYGIVPQEVMPGIMYGDTLPVHNELDAVASGYINAIAKGKLSKLTPVWKNGLAAVYDTYLGKCPENFTYKGKEYTPKSFAESLGLNPDDYVSLTSYTHHPFYSQFAIEIQDNWRNGLSYNLPIDELMAVMDNAVKKGYTFAWGSDVSEQGFSRDGIAVMPDAAKESELSGSDMARWTGLTAADKRRELFTKPFPEKDITQEMRQVAFDNWETTDDHGMVIYGIAKDQNGKEYFMVKNSWGKSGKYNGIWYASKAFVAYKTMNILVHKDALPKEIAKKLGIK, from the coding sequence ATGAAAAAGAGTATCCTTATTGCTGCCTGGAGCTTATGTAGCTTGGGCATGATGGCACAAGACGCAAAGCCCCAAGAGGGATTTGTATTCACGACAGTGAAAGAAAACCCTATTACTTCCATCAAGAACCAGAACCGTTCGAGTACGTGCTGGAGTTTCTCAACTCTCGGATTTGTAGAGTCAGAATTACTCCGTATGGGCAAAGGCGAGTATGACCTGGCCGAAATGTTCGTAGTGCACAAAACAATGCAAGACCGTGGCGCGAACTATGTACGTTATCACGGTGACAGTTCTTTCTCTCCAGGCGGAAGTTTCTACGATGTAATGTATTGCATCAAGAATTATGGTATCGTTCCGCAGGAAGTGATGCCGGGTATCATGTACGGCGATACTCTGCCGGTACATAACGAACTGGACGCTGTTGCTTCCGGCTATATCAACGCCATCGCTAAAGGCAAACTGAGCAAGTTGACTCCAGTATGGAAAAACGGGCTGGCAGCAGTCTATGACACCTATTTAGGAAAGTGCCCGGAAAACTTCACTTACAAAGGCAAGGAATATACTCCGAAGTCCTTTGCTGAATCATTGGGATTGAATCCTGACGATTACGTATCACTGACTTCTTATACACATCATCCGTTCTATTCCCAATTCGCTATCGAAATTCAGGATAACTGGCGCAACGGTTTGTCTTACAACCTGCCTATCGACGAACTGATGGCTGTAATGGACAACGCTGTAAAGAAAGGTTATACTTTTGCATGGGGTAGCGACGTGAGCGAACAAGGATTCTCACGCGATGGTATAGCCGTTATGCCGGACGCAGCCAAAGAATCGGAACTGTCAGGTTCGGATATGGCTCGTTGGACAGGTCTGACTGCCGCCGACAAACGCAGAGAATTGTTCACCAAACCTTTCCCGGAAAAGGATATTACCCAGGAAATGCGTCAGGTTGCTTTCGACAACTGGGAAACAACAGATGACCATGGAATGGTTATCTACGGTATCGCCAAAGACCAGAACGGAAAAGAATACTTCATGGTGAAGAACTCATGGGGTAAATCCGGCAAATACAACGGCATCTGGTATGCTTCCAAAGCATTCGTAGCTTACAAGACTATGAATATTCTTGTACACAAAGATGCCCTTCCCAAAGAAATCGCAAAGAAGCTGGGGATTAAATAA